AGTTCTAAAGTAACAGATGTTGAAAAATATGGTGTTTTTTTAGCGGATTATTGTGAGTATATGAGTAACCAAGGAGTGCCTATTGATATTTTATCTACAGCAAAAGAATGGATGTGGCATGTAAGAGCTTCAGAAGCAGATGATATAATCAATACTCTAAATAGCGAATTAGACGAAAGGGGTATTGTAAAGCCAGTGATTATAGATCAAGGATTTTGGAGTTTAGCTGCGGGGAATACTTACTTAAGAGATGTGGCTTCATTAGGAACAAAAGATTTGTATACTGGTTTTTGTAGTCATAATTATGCTAATGAAGATCCAGATCAGTGGGTGGCCATTACAGAAAGAGCCAATGCTTTAGGGAAACCCATGTATGATGATGAGACAAGTACAGGGAGTGGTTCTCCAACCTATGGTGTAGAAAGAGAAATGTTTAAACAAATTGATGAGTATATAAAAAAAGCAGAAAGGTATAAAGCGGGTTTAAATGGAGAAGTTTATTTTGAAATATGGTCTCGTGGAATTGATAAAGAAACCCGTTCTATTTATTTTCCTGCAAAAGGAACTGGTACTAGATTAAGAGGGTATTATATGATGAAACAGTTTTCTAATAATATATTAGGATACACCTATGTAACTTCTTCTGTAAATGACCTATCAAAGGTTTATACCATTACTTTTAGAAAAGATGATAAAATAGTTTTGTGGGTAATTAACGAAAGTACTTCAGAATATACCATGCCTATTACTATGGATCAATCTACCATTACAAGTGAGGTGGCAACACATTATTGGACAAATAATACTCCTATAGAAGGTTCTATAACTTCATATACCGCTTCTGGAAATACTTTTACACCGACTCTAGAAGGTGAAAGTATGAATTGCTACATTTTTGATGTTACAGAGGAAACGGTAGAATTTTGTAACCATTCATCAGCTACAGATATTATTGAAGCTGAGTGTTATCATGACATGTCTGGAATAGAAAAAGAAGATAATACAGAAGGTACAGAGAGTATTACTGGAATTAATGATGGAGACTGGATAAAGTTTGATGCAATTGATTTTGGAGAAGGAGTAGATAGTTTAAAAGCTAGAGTAGCTAGTAATACAACAGGTGGGAGTATAGAAATTAGAACAGAAAGTGTGTCTGGAACTTTAATAGGGACATTGCCTGTAAATACTACTTTTGGATTACAAAATTGGGAAACTTTAAGTGTAGAGATTGACCCTATAGCAGGAGTTAAAGATGTTTATTTTGTGTTTAAAGGTGGAGCAGGAGACCTTTTTAATATAAACTGGTTTCAGTTTTTAACCCCAATGCCTTCAGTTGATTTAGAAGGTAATACTGCTAACGGTTCTGTTTCTTTAAGTTGGGATTTGAATCATTTGGAATTAGCTACTCAAAATTTATACAGAAACATATTGCTTAGCGAAACAGGAAAAATATTGGTGGCAGAAAATATAGCTACAAATACTTATGCGGATCATGAGGTAAATAACGGAGAAACATATTACTATTGGGTTGAAGCTACAACGAATGATTCTTCTGTAATAAAATCTAACATTGTTACAGTTACACCATCAATTCCAAATTTAGCATTGGCAACAAATGGTAGTGTGGCTACGCAATCATCTACAGCTTATAGTGGTCCGCCAGAACTAGCTATTGATGGAAATACAGATGGAAATTATGGTGGTGGATCAGTAACTCATACAGAACACGGAGAGAATGGTTCTAATACTTTAAAGTGGTGGCAAGTAGATTTAGGAGCTAATTATATTATAGAAAACATCAATATTTACAATAGAACAGGGAGTAATTACGGAGAAAGGCTAAATAATTTTACTGTAGAAGTAATAGATGATAAAGGAAATATAACTTTTACACAGTTTTATGCAGATTATCCAAACCCTTCACAAACAATTGAGGTAGGTGGCGTAACAGGGAGTATGGTAAAAATATCTAAAACATCTGATT
Above is a genomic segment from Wenyingzhuangia fucanilytica containing:
- a CDS encoding carbohydrate-binding protein, producing MKNNSINVLKIAICSIAMFVYSVSLVAQSIVVNSTNYKQTIDMIGGDMERSSSAIQSAKNKEEIIQWGFGDINFNVCRVQYDKNQEITEGVKNWSFYDKQVTTMQAIKAVNPDIKFFATMRSDYDGYGDDNNMPDWIHTYSSKVTDVEKYGVFLADYCEYMSNQGVPIDILSTAKEWMWHVRASEADDIINTLNSELDERGIVKPVIIDQGFWSLAAGNTYLRDVASLGTKDLYTGFCSHNYANEDPDQWVAITERANALGKPMYDDETSTGSGSPTYGVEREMFKQIDEYIKKAERYKAGLNGEVYFEIWSRGIDKETRSIYFPAKGTGTRLRGYYMMKQFSNNILGYTYVTSSVNDLSKVYTITFRKDDKIVLWVINESTSEYTMPITMDQSTITSEVATHYWTNNTPIEGSITSYTASGNTFTPTLEGESMNCYIFDVTEETVEFCNHSSATDIIEAECYHDMSGIEKEDNTEGTESITGINDGDWIKFDAIDFGEGVDSLKARVASNTTGGSIEIRTESVSGTLIGTLPVNTTFGLQNWETLSVEIDPIAGVKDVYFVFKGGAGDLFNINWFQFLTPMPSVDLEGNTANGSVSLSWDLNHLELATQNLYRNILLSETGKILVAENIATNTYADHEVNNGETYYYWVEATTNDSSVIKSNIVTVTPSIPNLALATNGSVATQSSTAYSGPPELAIDGNTDGNYGGGSVTHTEHGENGSNTLKWWQVDLGANYIIENINIYNRTGSNYGERLNNFTVEVIDDKGNITFTQFYADYPNPSQTIEVGGVTGSMVKISKTSDYGITLAEVEVYGSNLLSMGNRDFNKINVYPNPVSNNVIITNSQNSTVEFYTVLGKLVFTDVAKSNEESYDISDFGKGIYFVKINQHGVSSTKKIIKK